The following proteins come from a genomic window of Cervus canadensis isolate Bull #8, Minnesota chromosome 20, ASM1932006v1, whole genome shotgun sequence:
- the LOC122422542 gene encoding translation initiation factor IF-2-like: protein MSGSNCCSMTCKWDSQETGNLWPLLRAAELDQEHFSEEAASRVLKAERIANVRKRARRSTSGLAAEGERPARQHHTERAVTEPRRSGRAQLRRGRGRAAPSEARGPQRAGAALPRNGKQCGHVTRPRSSRRAAAAARRWPRGLAPPHGPHEARSALALSGGGCTKAEEGGAEAGAPGSAAAVAARRRLATRGPPPPAPRLAASRPPPAGLRASLPRRPGRPPASCATPRPARAASVARDRLGRGGGAARRGSGRGLPAGSVPPPRVSPAAARALGREGAAARPGGPARRPRPGAAASSLGPESGRGAELAPRLRDAGWRSILPPAAARFCGRAPNCRLLLQFEVRSPEPGLRQYVSVYWTYITIMKFPSISIVVITILKYILHFPMIVTELKEVILTVLTALMKPVTVQSVP from the exons atgtctggttctaactgttgctccatGACCTGCAAATGggattctcaggagacag GAAACCTATGGCCACTGTTGAGAGCCGCTGAGTTAGATCAGGAGCACTTCTCGGAGGAGGCGGCCTCTCGAGTCCTGAAAGCAGAGCGGATAGCTAACGTGCGCAAGAGGGCGAGGCGGTCCACGAGCGGACT AGCAGCGGAAGGGGAAAGACCTGCCCGTCAGCATCACACTGAGCGGGCGGTCACCGAGCCGCGGAGGAGCGGGCGCGCGCAGCTCCGGCGGGGCCGCGGGCGGGCCGCGCCCTCGGAGGCCCGAGGCCCGCAGCGCGCAGGCGCGGCGCTGCCCCGGAACGGTAAACAGTGCGGTCACGTGACGCGGCCGCGCTCCAGCcgccgggccgccgccgccgcacgcAGATGGCCTCGGGGTCTCGCGCCGCCGCACGGTCCCCACGAGGCGCGCTCTGCTCTGGCGCTGAGCGGCGGCGGCTGCACGAAGGCTGAGGAGGGCGGCGCGGAAGCCGGGGCGCCGGGGTCCGCGGCGGCCG TGGCGGCGCGGCGGCGGCTGGCGACGCGCGGCCCTCCCCCCCCTGCCCCGCGCCTCGCGGCCTCCCGCCCTCCGCCTGCCGGGCTCCGCGCCTCCCTCCCGCGCAGACCGGGGCGCCCCCCGGCCTCTTGCGCAACGCCTCGGCCTGCCCGCGCCGCCTCGGTCGCCCGGGACCGTTTGGGCCGCGGCGGCGGGGCCGCCCGGCGAGGGTCGGGCCGCGGCCTCCCAGCCGGCTCCGTGCCCCCGCCTCGGGTGAGTCCCGCCGCCGCGCGGGCGCTCGGGCGGGAAGGCGCGGCGGCGCGGCCCGGAGGCCCAGCCCGCAGGCCTCGCCCCGGCGCTGCAGCGTCGAGCCTGGGGCCTGAGTCCGGCCGCGGAGCCGAGCTGGCTCCCCGCCTCCGGGACGCGGGCTGGCGCTCCATCCTCCCTCCCGCGGCCGCGCGCTTTTGTGGTCGGGCCCCAAACTGTCGCCTCCTTTTGCAGTTTGAAGTGAGGAGCCCGGAACCTGGCCTTCGACAATACGT TTCTGTTTACTGGACGTACATAACGATAATGAAGTTTCCCTCCATCAGCATCGTCGTcatcactattttaaaatatatactccATTTCCCCATGATAGTAACAGAATTGAAGGAAGTGATTTTGACAGTTCTTACTGCGCTGATGAAACCAGTAACAGTTCAGTCAGTTCCTTAG